A window of the Microbacterium sp. LWH13-1.2 genome harbors these coding sequences:
- a CDS encoding PAC2 family protein codes for MPFSGEIHERVANAPAVPRGLPLVLLLTGFTDAGNAVSGLIEHLRETTSPEPIAVFDNDVLLDYRARRPVISFDQDHLTEFRPARLELSLATDALGQKFLLLAGYEPDFAWNEFARTVLDLADEFEVSGLNWVHSIAMPVPHTRPIGTTVSGNRRELTVAHSVWRPRTQVPATAGHLLEFRFAEHGARVVGFVLLVPHYLAETENPEAVIAAAEKLMAATGLVILLDEVQERRQDYLTRVDEQVLGNDELQQMVQGLERRYDAYMAGRDPEDGSYDEGGFNERDLPSADELAAELERYLASRPSGDEDKPGRG; via the coding sequence ATGCCCTTCTCCGGAGAGATCCATGAACGTGTAGCGAACGCGCCGGCGGTGCCGCGCGGGCTGCCCCTTGTCCTGCTCCTGACGGGTTTCACCGACGCGGGCAACGCTGTCTCAGGGCTCATCGAGCACCTCCGCGAGACGACCTCGCCCGAGCCGATCGCGGTCTTCGACAACGACGTGCTCCTCGACTACCGCGCGCGTCGCCCCGTGATCTCGTTCGATCAGGATCACCTCACGGAGTTCCGCCCTGCGCGACTCGAGCTCTCACTCGCGACCGACGCCCTCGGCCAGAAGTTCCTGCTCCTCGCGGGCTACGAGCCCGACTTCGCCTGGAACGAGTTCGCGCGCACGGTGCTCGACCTCGCCGACGAGTTCGAGGTCTCCGGCCTCAACTGGGTCCACTCCATCGCGATGCCCGTGCCCCACACCCGTCCGATCGGCACAACGGTCAGCGGCAACCGCCGCGAGCTCACGGTCGCGCACTCCGTGTGGCGTCCGCGTACGCAGGTGCCGGCGACCGCAGGGCATCTGCTCGAGTTCCGGTTCGCCGAGCATGGCGCCCGCGTCGTCGGCTTCGTCCTGCTCGTGCCGCACTACCTCGCAGAGACCGAGAATCCGGAAGCCGTGATCGCGGCCGCCGAGAAGCTCATGGCCGCCACCGGCCTCGTGATCCTGCTCGACGAGGTGCAGGAGCGCCGTCAGGACTACCTGACCCGGGTCGACGAGCAGGTGCTCGGCAATGACGAGCTGCAGCAGATGGTGCAGGGTCTCGAGCGCCGCTACGACGCCTACATGGCCGGCCGCGACCCCGAGGACGGCTCGTACGACGAGGGCGGATTCAACGAGCGCGATCTTCCTAGCGCCGACGAACTGGCCGCCGAGCTCGAGCGCTACCTCGCCTCACGTCCCAGCGGCGACGAGGACAAGCCCGGCCGAGGGTGA
- the lpdA gene encoding dihydrolipoyl dehydrogenase, whose protein sequence is MTTHTFDIVVLGGGSGGYAAALRASELGKSVALIEKDKVGGTCLHRGCIPTKALLHAAEVAEHVRDAAHVGISATLEGIDPAGVRAYREGIVAKKYKGLEGLVKARGITTVAGTGRLTADRSVSVGDDLYVGTDVILATGSYSRTLPGLEIGGRILTSEQALALDVIPERVLILGGGVIGVEFASVWRSFGSEVTIIEALPHLVPNEDIAMSKGLERAFRRRGIQYSLGIRFQTATQDDGSVTVTLEDGKEFSGDYLLVAVGRGPVTADLGFEEAGVSLDRGFVMVDQDLRTGVPGVWAVGDITPGLQLAHRGFQQGIAVAERIAGLSPANIPDIQIPKVTYSSPEVASVGVTEEAAVAEHGADAVVAYEYNLAGNGKSEIIGTSGLVKVVRLKDGPVVGVHLLGDRVGELITEGQLAVAWEAHPEDIAPLIHAHPTQSEALGEAFLALAGKPLHAL, encoded by the coding sequence ATGACCACGCACACCTTCGACATCGTCGTCCTGGGCGGCGGAAGCGGTGGATACGCCGCAGCACTGCGAGCGAGCGAACTCGGCAAATCCGTCGCCCTCATCGAGAAGGACAAGGTCGGCGGCACGTGCCTGCACCGGGGGTGCATCCCCACGAAGGCTCTCCTGCACGCTGCAGAGGTCGCGGAGCACGTACGCGACGCCGCGCACGTCGGCATCTCCGCCACGCTCGAGGGAATCGACCCCGCCGGCGTGCGTGCATACCGCGAGGGCATCGTCGCGAAGAAGTACAAGGGCCTCGAGGGTCTCGTCAAGGCCCGCGGCATCACGACCGTCGCCGGTACCGGCCGCCTCACCGCCGACCGCTCCGTCAGCGTGGGCGACGACCTCTACGTCGGCACGGACGTGATCCTCGCCACAGGGTCGTACAGCCGCACCCTTCCCGGCCTCGAGATCGGCGGGCGGATCCTGACGAGCGAGCAGGCACTGGCGCTGGATGTCATCCCCGAGCGCGTGCTGATCCTCGGCGGCGGTGTGATCGGCGTCGAGTTCGCAAGCGTGTGGCGCTCGTTCGGCTCCGAGGTCACGATCATCGAAGCCCTCCCGCATCTCGTCCCGAACGAGGACATCGCGATGAGCAAGGGGCTCGAGCGCGCCTTCCGTCGTCGCGGCATCCAGTACTCGCTCGGCATCCGATTCCAGACCGCCACGCAGGACGACGGATCGGTCACGGTCACGCTCGAAGACGGCAAGGAATTCTCCGGCGACTACCTCCTCGTCGCGGTCGGACGCGGTCCTGTGACGGCCGACCTGGGCTTCGAGGAGGCGGGTGTCAGCCTCGACCGCGGTTTCGTCATGGTCGATCAGGACCTCCGCACCGGCGTCCCCGGTGTGTGGGCCGTGGGCGACATCACCCCTGGACTGCAGCTCGCACATCGCGGCTTCCAGCAGGGAATCGCCGTCGCTGAGCGGATCGCCGGCCTCTCCCCCGCGAACATCCCCGATATCCAGATCCCGAAGGTCACCTACTCGAGCCCTGAGGTCGCGTCGGTCGGCGTCACCGAGGAAGCGGCCGTCGCCGAGCACGGTGCAGATGCCGTCGTCGCCTACGAGTACAACCTCGCCGGCAACGGCAAGAGCGAGATCATCGGCACGAGCGGTCTGGTCAAGGTCGTACGCCTCAAGGACGGCCCCGTCGTCGGCGTCCACCTTCTCGGCGATCGTGTGGGCGAGCTCATCACCGAAGGCCAGCTGGCCGTCGCGTGGGAAGCCCACCCCGAGGACATCGCGCCCCTGATCCACGCTCACCCCACGCAGAGCGAGGCACTCGGCGAAGCCTTCCTCGCGCTCGCCGGAAAGCCACTGCACGCCCTCTGA
- the sucB gene encoding 2-oxoglutarate dehydrogenase, E2 component, dihydrolipoamide succinyltransferase, with product MSTSVVLPPLGESVTEGTVTRWLKQVGDTVQADEGLLEISTDKVDTEIPSPITGVIEEILVAEDETVEVGALLARIGDGSNPAPADDAPAAAAPAAEQAPEPAAPQAEAPAEPAPAAPAAPAETAPAAAPAGDATDIVLPELGESVTEGTVTRWLKQIGDTVEVDEALLEISTDKVDTEIPSPVAGVLQEIVAAEDETVAVGAVLARVGSGAAPAAPAEAPAPAAEAPAPAAPAPAAAPAPAAAPAPTAAPAPAAAPAPAAAPAPAPAAAPAPAAAPAPAEPKLSLPTESDNLYVTPLVRRLASQQGVDLASVTGTGVGGRIRKEDVLKAAESATSAPAAAAAPAAPAPLEVSPLRGTTQPMSRLRKVLAKRAVESMQQTAQLTTVVEVDVTALAEYRDSVKGSFLEKTGDKLSFLPFFALAAAEALRAFPIVNATVDGENIVYPESENVSIAVDTERGLLTPVLRDAASKNIAEIAHEIADLAARTRDNKLKPDELAGGTFTLTNTGSRGALFDTPVVFLPQSAILGTGTVVKRPGLVKVGGADAIAVRSYVYLALSYDHRIIDGADAARFLGAVKARLESAQFAAQLGA from the coding sequence ATGAGCACATCCGTCGTCCTCCCCCCTCTCGGCGAGAGCGTCACAGAGGGTACGGTCACCCGCTGGCTCAAGCAGGTGGGAGACACCGTTCAGGCGGATGAGGGCCTGCTCGAGATCTCGACCGACAAGGTCGACACCGAGATCCCCTCGCCCATCACCGGTGTGATCGAGGAGATCCTCGTCGCCGAGGACGAGACCGTCGAGGTCGGCGCGCTGCTCGCGCGCATCGGCGACGGCAGCAACCCGGCTCCTGCCGACGATGCTCCTGCCGCAGCGGCTCCGGCCGCCGAACAGGCGCCCGAGCCGGCCGCACCGCAGGCCGAGGCGCCGGCAGAGCCCGCACCTGCCGCACCTGCCGCTCCCGCCGAGACCGCGCCCGCTGCCGCTCCGGCAGGCGACGCCACCGACATCGTCCTCCCCGAGCTGGGCGAGAGCGTGACCGAGGGCACCGTCACTCGCTGGCTCAAGCAGATCGGCGACACCGTCGAGGTCGATGAGGCTCTGCTGGAGATCTCCACCGACAAGGTCGACACCGAGATCCCCTCGCCCGTCGCCGGCGTGCTGCAGGAGATCGTCGCCGCCGAAGACGAGACAGTCGCCGTCGGCGCCGTGCTCGCCCGTGTCGGCTCCGGTGCTGCTCCCGCGGCTCCGGCAGAGGCTCCCGCTCCGGCCGCCGAGGCCCCAGCGCCCGCTGCTCCGGCTCCCGCCGCTGCTCCGGCTCCCGCCGCTGCTCCGGCACCCACCGCTGCCCCGGCTCCCGCTGCTGCCCCCGCACCTGCTGCCGCTCCGGCTCCCGCACCTGCTGCCGCTCCGGCACCCGCCGCTGCTCCGGCACCCGCCGAGCCGAAGCTGTCCCTCCCCACGGAGAGCGACAACCTGTACGTGACCCCGCTCGTGCGCCGCCTGGCCTCGCAGCAGGGCGTCGACCTCGCCAGCGTCACCGGCACCGGCGTGGGCGGACGCATCCGCAAGGAAGACGTCCTCAAGGCCGCCGAGAGTGCGACGTCTGCACCCGCTGCAGCCGCCGCTCCTGCCGCACCGGCTCCGCTCGAGGTCTCGCCGCTGCGTGGTACCACGCAGCCGATGTCGCGTCTGCGCAAGGTCCTCGCCAAGCGCGCCGTCGAGTCGATGCAGCAGACCGCTCAGCTCACCACCGTGGTCGAGGTCGATGTCACCGCACTCGCCGAGTACCGCGACAGCGTCAAGGGCTCGTTCCTCGAGAAGACCGGTGACAAGCTGTCGTTCCTGCCGTTCTTCGCACTGGCTGCCGCTGAGGCTCTGCGTGCCTTCCCGATCGTGAACGCCACGGTCGACGGGGAGAACATCGTCTACCCGGAGTCCGAGAACGTGTCGATCGCCGTAGACACCGAGCGCGGTCTGCTCACGCCGGTTCTGCGAGACGCAGCATCGAAGAACATCGCGGAGATCGCCCACGAGATCGCTGATCTCGCCGCACGCACGCGTGACAACAAGCTGAAGCCCGACGAGCTCGCCGGCGGAACGTTCACGCTGACCAACACCGGTTCGCGTGGCGCACTGTTCGACACCCCCGTCGTGTTCCTTCCGCAGTCCGCGATCCTCGGCACCGGAACGGTCGTCAAGCGCCCCGGTCTGGTCAAGGTCGGCGGCGCGGACGCGATCGCTGTCCGCTCGTACGTGTACCTCGCACTGTCGTATGACCACCGCATCATCGACGGTGCCGACGCCGCCCGCTTCCTGGGCGCCGTCAAGGCCCGCCTCGAGTCGGCGCAGTTCGCCGCTCAGCTCGGAGCCTGA
- a CDS encoding DUF4191 family protein: protein MANRSSAPEKRPGFFSQIKSLFKFTREIYPWLPWAQIALLVLGVLIGLIVGYLIPPFQVWTLILWGISGLMLGILGAMFLMTRLSTSAMYQKIDGMPGATGHVISTSLGRNWQGSETPVGINPKTQDAVYRTVGRGGVVVVGEGSRGRLTRLVNDERSKAARVAHGVPVTVIYVGHGEDDVAIADLAKTIKKLPKVIDKATMGAVIRRIESVSQSISSLPIPKGIDPTKVRAQRPR from the coding sequence ATGGCAAACCGTTCGTCCGCGCCCGAGAAGCGTCCGGGGTTCTTCTCCCAGATCAAGTCCCTCTTCAAGTTCACGAGAGAGATCTACCCGTGGCTTCCCTGGGCGCAGATCGCACTGCTGGTGCTCGGTGTCCTGATCGGACTCATCGTCGGCTACCTCATCCCGCCGTTCCAGGTGTGGACGCTCATCCTCTGGGGCATCTCCGGCCTGATGCTCGGCATCCTCGGCGCGATGTTCCTGATGACCCGCCTGTCGACCTCGGCCATGTACCAGAAGATCGACGGCATGCCCGGCGCCACCGGCCACGTGATCAGCACGAGCCTCGGCCGCAACTGGCAGGGCTCTGAGACGCCCGTGGGCATCAACCCGAAGACGCAGGACGCGGTGTACCGCACCGTCGGTCGTGGCGGCGTCGTGGTGGTCGGGGAAGGCTCTCGCGGACGCCTGACCCGCCTGGTCAACGACGAGCGCAGCAAGGCCGCCCGCGTGGCCCACGGTGTTCCCGTGACCGTGATCTACGTCGGGCACGGCGAAGACGACGTGGCTATCGCCGACCTCGCCAAGACCATCAAGAAGCTTCCCAAGGTGATCGACAAGGCGACGATGGGCGCCGTCATCCGACGGATCGAATCGGTCTCGCAGTCGATCTCATCGCTGCCGATCCCCAAGGGCATCGACCCGACCAAGGTCAGGGCGCAGCGCCCGCGCTGA
- a CDS encoding leucyl aminopeptidase, producing the protein MTLPALSRTSDQFPGSAADAAVLVIPDISDSTESLSDHPGLAASLKGIGFTGSPSAFTRVYAPEVTELPFAVVGVGRTPDAAAVRNAVGAALRSLTGFENVSLGLAPGLEEFASAAAEGAVLGGYRFESYKRDAGKSRATSVVLHADLDDHELARAVAVGEAVALVKDLVFVPAEWQSPTQLAQSAADSVEDLDVTVEILDETALAEQGFGGILGVAQGSDRPPRLVRLDYAPENATRHIALVGKGITFDTGGLSLKPAASMVGMKFDMAGAATSVAALRAIATLGLPVRVTAWLCITDNMPSGRALRPGDVIRMLDGTTVEVPNTDAEGRLVMADGLVAASRENPDVIIDVATLTGAIVMALGHRHTGVFGADEAVAEFLSATKRADELAWHMPLPEHMEDSLDSPIADMQNANMSDRMGGASYAGLFLRRFVGRVSDEKDAPRIPWVHLDIAGSGEHNGAPYGFTDKGPTGAMVRSIIAFADASHTEA; encoded by the coding sequence ATGACGCTTCCCGCGCTCTCGCGCACCTCAGATCAGTTCCCCGGAAGCGCTGCAGACGCCGCAGTGCTCGTCATCCCCGACATCTCCGACTCCACAGAGTCGTTGTCGGACCACCCGGGACTCGCCGCCTCTCTGAAGGGCATCGGCTTCACGGGCTCGCCGTCGGCGTTCACCCGCGTGTACGCCCCGGAGGTCACGGAGCTGCCGTTCGCCGTCGTCGGGGTCGGACGCACACCCGATGCCGCAGCCGTGCGCAACGCGGTCGGCGCGGCTCTTCGCTCCCTCACCGGTTTCGAGAACGTGTCACTCGGACTCGCCCCCGGACTCGAGGAGTTCGCCTCCGCTGCTGCGGAGGGCGCCGTCCTCGGCGGGTACCGTTTCGAGAGCTACAAGAGAGACGCCGGGAAGAGCCGCGCCACATCGGTCGTGCTGCATGCGGATCTCGACGACCATGAGCTCGCTCGGGCCGTCGCAGTCGGCGAGGCTGTCGCTCTCGTGAAGGATCTCGTCTTCGTGCCTGCCGAGTGGCAGAGCCCCACTCAGCTCGCGCAGAGCGCCGCTGACAGCGTCGAGGACCTCGACGTCACCGTCGAGATCCTCGATGAGACGGCCCTCGCAGAGCAGGGCTTCGGCGGAATCCTCGGCGTCGCCCAGGGCTCCGACCGCCCTCCGCGTCTCGTGCGCCTCGACTACGCGCCCGAGAACGCCACCCGGCACATCGCCCTGGTCGGCAAGGGGATCACGTTCGACACCGGCGGGCTCTCGCTCAAGCCCGCGGCATCGATGGTGGGCATGAAGTTCGACATGGCCGGAGCCGCGACGAGCGTCGCCGCGCTGCGTGCGATCGCCACGCTCGGTCTTCCGGTGCGGGTCACGGCCTGGCTCTGCATCACCGACAACATGCCTTCCGGTCGGGCGCTGCGCCCCGGCGACGTCATCCGGATGCTCGACGGCACCACCGTCGAGGTCCCGAACACCGATGCGGAGGGTCGACTGGTCATGGCGGACGGACTTGTCGCCGCCAGCCGGGAGAACCCCGACGTGATCATCGACGTCGCGACGCTCACCGGCGCGATCGTCATGGCGTTGGGTCACCGCCACACGGGTGTCTTCGGCGCCGACGAGGCGGTCGCCGAGTTCCTGAGCGCCACGAAGCGCGCGGACGAGCTCGCCTGGCACATGCCGCTCCCCGAGCACATGGAGGACTCGCTGGACTCCCCCATCGCCGACATGCAGAACGCGAACATGAGCGACCGCATGGGCGGTGCGTCTTACGCAGGACTCTTCCTGCGCCGCTTCGTCGGACGCGTCTCCGACGAGAAGGACGCCCCTCGCATCCCCTGGGTGCACCTCGACATCGCCGGATCCGGCGAGCACAACGGTGCGCCGTACGGCTTCACCGACAAGGGCCCCACGGGCGCGATGGTCCGATCGATCATCGCGTTCGCCGACGCATCCCACACGGAGGCATGA
- a CDS encoding RNA polymerase sigma factor, translating to MTPATTKKTRTTKKTADAPEVDAPVEEAAEKPVPKTAAQRAAAKRAPAKKKKADDIVEDDETPPPAEPDEDDEDSKPKFTEPLPTGAIVISSNDDEDVPVYSTQITGATADPVKDYLKQIGKVALLNAAEEVELAMRIEAGLFAEEKLSTMTAAEKAGQLGLDLQWVARDGQRAKSHLLGANLRLVVSLAKRYTGRGMQFLDLIQEGNLGLIRAVEKFDYTKGFKFSTYATWWIRQAITRAMADQARTIRIPVHMVEVINKLARVQRQMLQDLGREPTPEELSRELDMTPEKVVEVQKYGREPISLHTPLGEDGDSEFGDLIEDTEAVVPADAVGFTMLQRQLEQLLDSLSEREAGVIRMRFGLGDGQPKTLDQIGDTFGVTRERIRQIESKTMAKLRHPSRSQSLRDYLE from the coding sequence GTGACTCCTGCCACGACGAAGAAGACCCGGACGACGAAGAAGACCGCCGACGCTCCCGAGGTCGACGCCCCGGTCGAGGAGGCCGCTGAGAAGCCGGTTCCCAAGACCGCAGCGCAGCGGGCCGCTGCCAAGCGCGCGCCCGCCAAGAAGAAGAAGGCCGATGACATCGTCGAAGACGACGAGACTCCTCCGCCCGCAGAACCGGACGAGGACGACGAGGACTCGAAGCCCAAGTTCACGGAACCTCTGCCGACCGGCGCCATCGTCATCTCGTCGAACGACGACGAGGACGTGCCGGTCTATTCCACGCAGATCACCGGTGCGACGGCCGACCCGGTCAAGGACTACCTGAAGCAGATCGGAAAGGTCGCACTGCTGAACGCGGCCGAAGAGGTCGAGCTCGCGATGCGCATCGAGGCCGGTCTGTTCGCCGAAGAGAAGCTCTCGACGATGACCGCCGCGGAGAAGGCCGGTCAGCTCGGACTCGACCTGCAGTGGGTCGCCCGCGACGGTCAGCGCGCCAAGAGCCACCTGCTCGGCGCCAACCTGCGACTCGTCGTCTCGCTCGCCAAGCGCTACACCGGCCGCGGCATGCAGTTCCTGGATCTGATCCAGGAGGGCAACCTCGGTCTCATCCGCGCGGTCGAGAAGTTCGACTACACCAAGGGCTTCAAGTTCTCGACGTACGCCACCTGGTGGATCCGTCAGGCGATCACCCGTGCCATGGCCGACCAGGCCCGCACCATCCGCATCCCGGTGCACATGGTCGAGGTCATCAACAAGCTGGCCCGCGTGCAGCGCCAGATGCTGCAGGACCTGGGCCGCGAGCCCACGCCGGAAGAGCTCAGCCGCGAGCTGGACATGACCCCTGAGAAGGTCGTCGAGGTCCAGAAGTACGGCCGCGAGCCCATCTCGCTGCACACGCCTCTCGGTGAGGACGGCGACAGCGAGTTCGGTGACCTCATCGAGGACACCGAGGCCGTCGTCCCCGCGGACGCGGTCGGGTTCACGATGCTGCAGCGTCAGCTCGAGCAGCTGCTCGACTCGCTCTCCGAGCGTGAAGCCGGCGTCATCCGGATGCGCTTCGGGCTCGGCGACGGCCAGCCCAAGACGCTCGACCAGATCGGTGACACGTTCGGCGTGACGCGTGAGCGCATCCGTCAGATCGAGTCGAAGACGATGGCGAAGCTGCGCCACCCGAGCCGCTCGCAGTCGCTGCGGGACTACCTCGAGTGA